The genomic window GCCCCGACCAGGCCGCTGAGCAGGGCCTTGGACCAACCGGGTATACCGCCGTTCATGAGCATCGCCTCCGGAAGAGAAATTGCGTTTCCTTAACCCAAAGCAACTGGCGTGCCCGGTCGCCTCGAAGGCCCGAGGCCAGCTCCCCCCGATCGCCGATCGGACGCGTCGATTTCCCGCCGGCCGCGCTCATTTCCGGCCGGCCCGATGCACTAACCTGTGGAGACCCGCGGATCCGTCCCGACCGGGACAGGGAGACCCACGACTTGCTCATCCCCGACGCGAAGCTCGTCGAGGCCGCCCGCGGGGGAGACCTCGCGAGCTTCGGCCTGCTGTACGAGCGGCACTACCGCATGGCGGTCGGGATCGCCCGCTGCCGGCTGAACGACCCCCACCTGGCGGAGGACGCCGCGCAGGAGGCGTTCGCGATCGCCTGCCGCACCATCCACGCCCTCCGGGACCCCCGCCGGTTCGCGGAGTGGCTGGGGACGATCTGCCGCCGGGCCGCCTCGCGGCTGGACGCCGACCGGCCGCCCCACGAACCGCTCGACGAGGCCCCCGAGGGCGCCGACGATCCCGGCCTCCGCACGCTGCGGCTCCAGGTCCGCGAGGCCCTCCAGTCGCTGGACGAGACCGCCAGGGAGGTCGTCGTGCTCCGCCACTTCAGCGGCCTCTCCTACGAGGAGATCGGCCGGGCGCTCGGCCTCTCGGCCCAGAGCGTCCACGGCCACCTCCAGCGGGCCCGCGGCAAGCTCGCCCGGGCCCTCGACCCCCACGACCCCTCAGGAGCAGGAGCCCGATCATGACCACGCCCCGCCCCGACGCGGACCTCGACGGCTGGCTGAAGGCCGGCCTCGGCGAGGCACCCAAGCCCGACTTCGAAGCCTGGCGGGCCCGCCACGCCGGCGACCTCGCCGCCCTCGCCGCCCCGGCCGACGCCCGGCCGCGACGATCCCGCCGAGCCCTTTCGTTCGCCTCGCGAGCCCTCGCCGCGTCGCTGATCCTGGCGGCCGGGCTGTACGCATCC from Aquisphaera giovannonii includes these protein-coding regions:
- a CDS encoding RNA polymerase sigma factor is translated as MLIPDAKLVEAARGGDLASFGLLYERHYRMAVGIARCRLNDPHLAEDAAQEAFAIACRTIHALRDPRRFAEWLGTICRRAASRLDADRPPHEPLDEAPEGADDPGLRTLRLQVREALQSLDETAREVVVLRHFSGLSYEEIGRALGLSAQSVHGHLQRARGKLARALDPHDPSGAGARS